The Gouania willdenowi chromosome 7, fGouWil2.1, whole genome shotgun sequence genome includes a window with the following:
- the LOC114466677 gene encoding trypsin isoform X1 — MLYRIREFKKRFKKGISLLYKKGSRTAPTSALTHPQAKGSKMAQLTPSAMLLLLYFAANAEPVSSDRIIGGQEVPAYSIKYQASVQTNMGKHYCGGTLVGPQWVVCAAHCWRPSTLMKVVLSEHNLLENEGFEQIFAVSKIYLHNFDYRTFNNDIMLIKLSRPAQLNAYVQPVKLPDENIPLEDLCTVSGWGVTQVYSYELSPVLRSVNVKENPYCKYYYWGRITENMICAGSRYGGKDSCQGDSGGPLVCGGVLEGIVSWGISCANPYFPGVYTKIRNYVAWINWIMNNH; from the exons ATGCTTTACAGAATCAgagagtttaaaaaaaggtttaagaaAGGGATATCATTGCTCTATAAAAAAGGAAGCAGGACAGCACCAACATCAGCACTCACACATCCTCAG GCGAAAGGTTCAAAGATGGCCCAGCTGACTCCTTCTGCAATGCTTTTGCTTTTGTATTTTGCTGCAAATGCAG AACCAGTGTCATCAGACAGGATCATTGGGGGTCAAGAGGTCCCTGCATACTCCATTAAATACCAGGCCTCAGTGCAGACTAACATGGGTAAGCACTACTGTGGAGGGACCCTGGTGGGACCCCAGTGGGTGGTATGTGCTGCCCACTGCTGGAGACC gAGCACTTTGATGAAGGTGGTGTTGAGTGAACACAATTTGTTGGAAAATGAAGGATTCGAGCAGATCTTTGCTGTCTCTAAGATATATTTGCACAATTTTGACTACAGGACATTCAACAATGACATCATGCTGATCAAG CTCAGTAGGCCAGCACAGCTGAACGCCTACGTCCAGCCTGTGAAGCTGCCTGATGAAAACATTCCACTGGAAGACCTGTGCACTGTGAGCGGATGGGGTGTGACCCAAGTGTACAGCTATGAGCTGTCGCCAGTGCTGCGTTCTGTGAATGTGAAGGAGAATCCTTACTGCAAGTATTACTACTGGGGCAGGATCACTGAAAACATGATATGTGCTGGGTCCCGATACGGAGGCAAAGACTCCTGTCAG GGAGATTCAGGGGGTCCCCTGGTCTGCGGTGGGGTCCTTGAGGGAATCGTCTCCTGGGGTATCAGCTGTGCAAACCCATATTTCCCTGGAGTCTACACCAAAATTAGGAACTACGTCGCTTGGATCAACTGGATTATGAACAACCACTGA
- the LOC114466677 gene encoding trypsin isoform X2 — translation MNVWLNLYKIKNNIILISRAKGSKMAQLTPSAMLLLLYFAANAEPVSSDRIIGGQEVPAYSIKYQASVQTNMGKHYCGGTLVGPQWVVCAAHCWRPSTLMKVVLSEHNLLENEGFEQIFAVSKIYLHNFDYRTFNNDIMLIKLSRPAQLNAYVQPVKLPDENIPLEDLCTVSGWGVTQVYSYELSPVLRSVNVKENPYCKYYYWGRITENMICAGSRYGGKDSCQGDSGGPLVCGGVLEGIVSWGISCANPYFPGVYTKIRNYVAWINWIMNNH, via the exons ATGAATGTTTGGCTCAACTTATACAAAAT aaaaaacaacatcatTTTGATTTCCAGG GCGAAAGGTTCAAAGATGGCCCAGCTGACTCCTTCTGCAATGCTTTTGCTTTTGTATTTTGCTGCAAATGCAG AACCAGTGTCATCAGACAGGATCATTGGGGGTCAAGAGGTCCCTGCATACTCCATTAAATACCAGGCCTCAGTGCAGACTAACATGGGTAAGCACTACTGTGGAGGGACCCTGGTGGGACCCCAGTGGGTGGTATGTGCTGCCCACTGCTGGAGACC gAGCACTTTGATGAAGGTGGTGTTGAGTGAACACAATTTGTTGGAAAATGAAGGATTCGAGCAGATCTTTGCTGTCTCTAAGATATATTTGCACAATTTTGACTACAGGACATTCAACAATGACATCATGCTGATCAAG CTCAGTAGGCCAGCACAGCTGAACGCCTACGTCCAGCCTGTGAAGCTGCCTGATGAAAACATTCCACTGGAAGACCTGTGCACTGTGAGCGGATGGGGTGTGACCCAAGTGTACAGCTATGAGCTGTCGCCAGTGCTGCGTTCTGTGAATGTGAAGGAGAATCCTTACTGCAAGTATTACTACTGGGGCAGGATCACTGAAAACATGATATGTGCTGGGTCCCGATACGGAGGCAAAGACTCCTGTCAG GGAGATTCAGGGGGTCCCCTGGTCTGCGGTGGGGTCCTTGAGGGAATCGTCTCCTGGGGTATCAGCTGTGCAAACCCATATTTCCCTGGAGTCTACACCAAAATTAGGAACTACGTCGCTTGGATCAACTGGATTATGAACAACCACTGA
- the pink1 gene encoding serine/threonine-protein kinase PINK1, mitochondrial, with protein MSVKRVISRGLELGRSVFQLGLLKPAGRVAAKLRADRLRAAGPSVRAVQPQAFLPSRYRYYRTSLRGLAAQLQAAGFWGRLSGGSPRNRAVCLAFGLGVGLIEQQLEDDRTSSATCQEIQAVFRKKSFQRPLQPFSSGYKLEDYVIGKQIGKGSNAAVYEAAAFVAPPKQDDTKHSVLQAMEDEGEREMCRSLMCCSLRNFPLAIKMMWNFGAGSSSEAILRSMSQELVPAGPSAMEKEMEQIIVDGHFGVLPKRLSAHPNVIQVYRVFTADVPLLPGAREEYPAVLPARLNPTGFGNNRTLFLVMKNYPYTLRQYLGETRVSPRQGSLMLLQLLEGVDNLCRQGVAHRDLKSDNVLLEFDSDGCPRLVISDFGNSLSQRDSSLELPFNSECVERGGNAALMAPEVAAAVPGKGVVIDYSKADAWAVGAITYEIFGQQNPFYRVVGLESRKYKETQLPPLCAASADVQLVVRLLLRRNPNKRPSARVAANMLHISIWGQSVLANQEEAGMGKLSDWLMCRSAVVLLKGCRGPGGNRVEAELQRSFLANLELEELRTAVGFVLYGREQRHLCMMSA; from the exons ATGTCCGTAAAACGCGTCATAAGTCGTGGGCTGGAGCTGGGTCGGTCGGTCTTCCAGCTGGGTCTCTTAAAACCCGCGGGCCGAGTCGCAGCAAAGCTCCGAGCTGACCGCCTCCGTGCGGCGGGCCCGTCGGTCCGCGCCGTTCAGCCTCAGGCTTTCCTGCCTTCTCGGTACCGGTATTACCGCACCTCTCTGCGGGGTTTGGCGGCTCAACTGCAGGCCGCCGGCTTCTGGGGGAGGCTCAGCGGGGGCTCGCCGCGTAACAGAGCCGTGTGTTTAGCTTTCGGTCTCGGTGTTGGTCTGATTGAACAGCAGCTGGAGGATGACCGAACAAGTTCAGCgacatgtcaggagatccaG GCCGTGTTCAGAAAGAAATCTTTCCAGCGGCCGCTCCAGCCTTTCAGCTCTGGATACAAACTGGAGGATTACGTGATAGGTAAACAAATCGGTAAAGGCTCCAACGCTGCCGTGTACGAGGCTGCTGCATTTGTTGCTCCGCCAAAGCAAGACGACACAAAGCACTCCGTGCTGCAGGCGATGGAGGATGAAGGCGAGCGTGAGATGTGTCGCTCTCTGATGTGCTGTTCACTCAGAAACTTCCCTTTGGCCATTAAGATGATGTGGAACTTCGGA GCAGGCTCGTCGAGTGAGGCGATATTAAGGTCTATGTCACAGGAGCTGGTGCCTGCAGGCCCCTCAGCAATGGAGAAGGAAATGGAACAAATCATTGTGGATGG ACATTTTGGAGTCCTGCCTAAAAGGCTTTCAGCTCATCCCAACGTGATCCAAGTGTATCGAGTTTTCACGGCCGACGTCCCCCTGCTCCCGGGGGCTCGGGAGGAGTATCCAGCTGTGCTGCCGGCCAGGCTCAATCCCACCGGCTTTGGAAACAACCGCACACTTTTTCTGGTGATGAAAAA CTACCCCTACACCCTGAGACAGTACCTGGGAGAGACAAGGGTGAGCCCCAGGCAGGGCTCCCTCATGCTGCTGCAGCTCCTGGAGGGCGTGGACAATCTCTGCAGGCAGGGCGTCGCCCACAGGGACCTGAAATCAGACAACGTGCTGCTGGAGTTTGATTCAG ACGGTTGCCCTCGTCTGGTTATCAGTGACTTTGGAAACAGTCTGAGTCAGAGGGATTCTAGTCTGGAGCTGCCCTTTAACAGTGAGTGTGTGGAGAGAGGGGGGAACGCCGCCTTAATGGCTCCTGAG GTGGCAGCAGCCGTCCCAGGAAAGGGTGTAGTCATTGATTACAGTAAGGCGGATGCTTGGGCAGTGGGCGCCATCACCTACGAGATCTTTGGACAACAGAACCCGTTCTATCGAGTGGTGGGACTGGAGAGCAGGAAGTACAAGGAGACGCAGCTTCCTCCTCTGTGCGCTGCCTCGGCCGACGTTCAGCTCGTGGTCAGATTGCTGCTCAGGAGGAACCCCAACAAG CGTCCGTCGGCCCGCGTCGCCGCCAACATGCTTCACATTAGCATCTGGGGTCAGAGCGTCCTGGCCAATCAGGAGGAGGCTGGGATGGGGAAActgtctgattggctgatgtgTCGGTCCGCTGTGGTTCTCCtgaagggctgcaggggtcctggGGGAAACCGCGTGGAGGCCGAGCTTCAGAGGAGCTTCCTGGCTAACCTGGAGCTGGAGGAGCTGCGCACGGCCGTGGGATTCGTTCTGTACGGGAGAGAGCAACGCCACCTCTGCATGATGTCAGCGTAG